Proteins co-encoded in one Brassica rapa cultivar Chiifu-401-42 chromosome A02, CAAS_Brap_v3.01, whole genome shotgun sequence genomic window:
- the LOC103852490 gene encoding ethylene-responsive transcription factor ERF118, with amino-acid sequence MVAIRKQRVTKKPKSDNSLSSDPQETQVLRKVRIIVADPYATDDSSSDEEEMIPRPRPVKRIVREINFPLHSDSASPDSTVTMSKRAGAARFAASRAKLLNKPVGVRQRKWGKWAAEIRHPILKTRRWLGTFLTLEDAHQAYKKKRREYDELLGIVDDPLPVSEDAKPEVSSSENSQCSGSSTTTSLEQDASSSSAKEEVMMKITTNDDDGVDLSEEVLFDFNFADLQIPEFIGDGGSMGGGGGGNDLGLDFDCFFTDDQLDDFGLLDDISGFEESGPSALPDFDFADVELELAGSSFLDQTSPLNMTCSMKSFAA; translated from the coding sequence ATGGTAGCGATTAGGAAACAACGTGTTACGAAGAAACCAAAGAGTGATAACTCTTTATCATCCGATCCTCAAGAAACCCAAGTTTTGAGAAAAGTGAGGATCATCGTGGCCGATCCTTACGCAACTGATGATTCCTCTAGTGATGAGGAAGAGATGATCCCTAGGCCTCGTCCAGTGAAACGCATTGTCCGTGAGATCAACTTTCCACTGCATTCTGATAGTGCTTCACCGGATAGTACTGTGACCATGAGCAAGAGAGCAGGGGCGGCTAGGTTCGCGGCTTCTCGTGCCAAGTTACTTAACAAGCCTGTTGGTGTCAGGCAGAGGAAGTGGGGGAAGTGGGCTGCTGAGATTAGGCATCCCATCCTCAAGACGAGGAGGTGGTTGGGTACTTTTCTTACTCTGGAAGACGCTCATCAAGCTTATAAAAAGAAGAGGAGAGAGTATGATGAACTTCTCGGCATCGTTGATGATCCTCTCCCTGTGTCCGAGGATGCTAAACCTGAGGTTTCTTCGTCTGAGAACAGTCAGTGCTCAGGCTCTTCAACCACTACTTCTCTCGAGCAAgacgcttcttcttcttcagctaaaGAAGAAGTGATGATGAAGATCACTAcaaatgatgatgatggtgttgATTTGAGCGAGGAAGTGTTGTTTGATTTCAACTTTGCTGATCTACAAATCCCTGAGTTCATTGGTGACGGTGGATCAATGGGAGGTGGAGGTGGAGGAAACGATCTTGGTCTAGACTTTGATTGTTTCTTCactgatgatcagcttgatgattTTGGTTTGCTGGATGATATTAGCGGATTTGAAGAAAGCGGTCCGAGTGCCTTACCGGATTTCGACTTTGCAGATGTTGAGCTTGAGCTAGCTGGCTCGAGTTTCCTGGATCAAACCTCGCCTCTCAACATGACTTGCTCCATGAAAAGTTTTGCTGCTTAA
- the LOC103852489 gene encoding zinc finger protein CONSTANS-LIKE 6 has translation MMKNSANVVGGKTARACDSCLKRRARWYCAADDAFLCHSCDGSIHSANPLARRHERVLLKSASPGKQRHDSSSPPHPPTWHQGFTRKARTRRGGKKSHTMIFHDLVPEMSSEDQSFEVEEQLIFEVPVLNPMCHEKCLNESMETKIELPLMSMCFKGSDEEDDNAESCLNGLFPTDTELAQFSADVEILLGGGTDREYNMEELGLGEMLKVEKEEVEEEEEVATIEVCDLDAADEITPFVISFEYEYSQKTNLEEEDEKQDVENNMIDVGVNEMSCSIKEEKNEKVHMLRLDYESVISTWGGQGTPWTARETPQIDLNMLCCPTDSMVESGGEAHHHNYVRGLGLHMGEAGREARVSRYREKRRTRLFSKKIRYEVRKLNAEKRPRMKGRFVKRSSIAAAH, from the exons ATGATGAAAAATTCGGCTAATGTGGTCGGAGGAAAGACGGCGAGGGCATGCGACAGCTGCCTGAAGAGGCGAGCGCGTTGGTATTGCGCAGCTGATGATGCTTTCCTTTGCCATTCTTGTGACGGTTCGATCCACTCAGCCAACCCACTTGCCCGCAGGCACGAGAGGGTTCTCTTAAAATCGGCTAGCCCCGGAAAGCAACGCCACGACTCCTCCTCACCACCTCATCCACCCACATGGCATCAGGGCTTTACACGTAAAGCTCGGACGCGACGCGGGGGGAAGAAGAGCCACACGATGATTTTCCATGATCTTGTGCCGGAGATGAGCTCAGAGGATCAGAGCTTTGAGGTGGAAGAGCAGCTCATCTTTGAGGTGCCGGTGTTGAACCCAATGTGTCATGAAAAATGCCTTAACGAATCTATGGAGACAAAGATCGAGCTACCGTTGATGTCCATGTGTTTCAAGGGCAGCGACGAAGAAGATGACAACGCTGAAAGCTGTCTGAATGGTTTGTTCCCGACCGACACGGAACTGGCTCAGTTCTCAGCTGATGTGGAGATTCTCCTCGGTGGAGGGACGGATAGGGAATACAATATGGAAGAGCTAGGGTTAGGTGAGATGCTCAAGGTCGAAAAAGAGGAggtggaggaagaggaagaagtagCCACAATAGAAGTGTGTGATCTAGATGCCGCTGATGAGATTACACCATTTGTAATAAGTTTTGAGTACGAGTACTCACAAAAAACGAAtctcgaagaagaagatgagaaacAAGATGTGGAGAATAATATGATAGACGTGGGAGTGAATGAGATGAGTTGTTCGATTAAGGAAGAGAAGAATGAGAAGGTTCATATGCTTAGGTTGGATTACGAGTCGGTGATTTCCACTTGGGGAGGTCAAGGAACACCATGGACCGCCCGGGAGACACCTCAAATAGACCTCAACATGCTCTGTTGCCCAACCGATTCCATG GTTGAAAGTGGAGGAGAGGCTCATCATCACAACTACGTTCGCGGCCTAGGGTTACACATGGGAGAGGCTGGTAGAGAAGCAAGAGTTTCAAGATACCGAGAGAAAAGAAGGACAAGGTTGTTCTCCAAGAAGATAAGGTATGAGGTACGTAAATTGAATGCTGAGAAAAGGCCTCGAATGAAAGGAAGGTTCGTGAAGAGATCTTCAATTGCTGCTGCTCACTAA
- the LOC103865289 gene encoding uncharacterized protein LOC103865289: protein MIHVYASCGVWELVVSSGWSFNVDKKKGGRLLALELKSSLEELQKIVIEDFGFEETDADLELSYLPIGLINSSNCPPVIIGNSRKVQNFLGFCKKHQSTQLCVSYKAKQGNPNKIDIDLNKMPTDASTSEENKRNPCDIGTASNIVKGAKHNEKKKGKMKQSEVDGDDYDADKHNEKKKGKMKQYEVEGDDDDAEKINSEKENREKLAKSQVVELVKTGDLFLNKTVLKARFELCAMKHNFHYTVTNSNKSVWCIRCADKVCFWGARAECLKGSTYFIIKKYVGVHSCAPSNKTSAGRTASAKMMGNLIMHKYEGIKEGPKAKDIVQIMRNDYGCEISDSLAWDSREYAVNAVRGIPEESYGKIPKYLHMLREANPGTHSSYKTDVDGRFRYLFIAFCQSIRGFNTVMRRVIVVDGTFLKSKFKGVLLVATAIDGNSNLYPIAFGIVDSENEQSWEWFMRELKVVVADDNGLAFISDRQVSIGKALEKVYQLARHGICIHHLLNNVISYFRGKGLAGLISKASKAYRVVDFKKTFAHVCNISPAIGTYLMEADVKKWARCQFHGYRYDIRTNNPAESINSALRSPREFPVIPLLDSIREMLTRWFFKRKKLILKHTHRLTIDVEEKIDRRIGKGKTFEVYPVTDSQLLVKGDTIDCFVDLDKRTCSCGKYDLSKIPCRHAIKAGFFVGREPYTLTDFLYTTRAWREAYHESINPISVPEDGWSVPQVVENSEVLPPETRRSLGRNRKRRYETVEDKIRSSQGSQAGQSRKCSRCGLGGHNRATCKMPI from the coding sequence ATGATTCATGTATATGCTTCATGTGGTGTTTGGGAATTGGTTGTATCTTCAGGTTGGAGTTTTAATGTTGATAAAAAGAAAGGGGGAAGATTACTTGCTTTGGAATTGAAGTCTTCTCTGGAAGAGTTACAGAAAATTGTTATAGAGGATTTTGGTTTTGAAGAAACAGATGCTGATTTGGAGTTGAGTTACCTTCCTATTGGATTGATCAATTCATCAAATTGTCCACCAGTGATCATTGGAAACTCAAGGAAAGTTCAAAATTTTCTAGGGTTTTGTAAGAAGCATCAGTCAACTCAATTGTGTGTCAGCTATAAAGCAAAGCAAGGAAATCCAAATAAGATCGATATTGATCTTAATAAGATGCCAACTGATGCAAGTACTAGTGAAGAGAACAAGCGAAATCCTTGTGACATTGGGACCGCTTCAAATATTGTTAAGGGGGCTAAGCAtaacgagaagaagaaagggaagATGAAGCAAAGTGAAGTTGATGGAGATGATTATGATGCTGACAAGCAtaacgagaagaagaaaggaaaaatgAAGCAATACGAGGTTgaaggagatgatgatgatgctgagAAGATCAAttctgaaaaagaaaacagagaaaaattggCAAAGAGTCAGGTGGTCGAATTGGTTAAGACGGGagatcttttcctcaacaaaacAGTTTTGAAAGCGAGGTTTGAGTTATGTGCAATGAAGCATAACTTTCACTACACAGTTACCAACTCCAATAAATCAGTTTGGTGTATTAGATGCGCTGATAAAGTGTGCTTTTGGGGTGCTCGAGCTGAGTGTTTGAAGGGCtccacatattttattattaagaagTATGTCGGTGTACATTCCTGCGCACCTTCAAACAAAACCAGTGCCGGAAGGACAGCTTCAGCGAAAATGATGGGCAATCTGATAATGCATAAATATGAAGGTATCAAGGAAGGGCCTAAAGCGAAAGATATTGTTCAGATTATGCGTAATGATTATGGATGTGAGATTTCTGATTCTTTAGCATGGGATTCCCGTGAATATGCAGTCAACGCTGTTAGAGGTATTCCAGAGGAAAGTTATGggaaaataccaaaatatttgCACATGCTGCGAGAGGCCAATCCGGGTACACATTCCTCTTACAAGACTGACGTCGATGGTAGATTTCGATATCTGTTTATAGCGTTTTGTCAATCGATCAGAGGCTTTAACACAGTCATGAGGCGTGTCATTGTTGTCGATGGAACATTCTTGAAGAGTAAATTCAAAGGGGTGCTACTGGTTGCAACTGCTATAGAtggaaattcaaatttatatcctATTGCATTTGGGATAGTAGACTCTGAGAATGAGCAGTCTTGGGAATGGTTTATGAGAGAATTAAAAGTTGTTGTTGCTGATGATAATGGTTTGGCTTTTATTTCGGATAGACAAGTGTCAATAGGGAAGGCACTGGAGAAAGTGTATCAGCTAGCGAGACATGGTATTTGTATTCATCATTTGTTGAATAATGTGATATCATATTTCAGGGGGAAGGGATTAGCTGGGTTGATTTCTAAGGCTTCAAAGGCTTATAGAGTGGTTGATTTCAAGAAGACGTTTGCTCATGTTTGCAATATCAGTCCAGCAATTGGAACGTATCTTATGGAAGCAGATGTCAAAAAGTGGGCTAGATGTCAATTTCATGGATACAGGTATGACATTAGGACAAACAATCCTGCAGAGTCGATAAATTCTGCGTTGCGTTCGCCGAGAGAGTTTCCCGTAATTCCTTTGTTGGACAGTATTAGAGAAATGCTGACACGTTGGTTTTTTAAGCGTAAGAAGTTGATTTTAAAGCACACCCACCGTTTGACCATTGATGTGGAGGAAAAGATTGATAGGAGAATTGGAAAGGGGAAAACTTTCGAAGTTTACCCTGTAACCGATAGCCAGCTGCTTGTTAAAGGTGACACAATTGACTGTTTTGTTGATTTGGACAAACGGACTTGTTCTTGTGGGAAGTACGACCTTTCGAAAATCCCTTGTAGACACGCAATAAAAGCTGGTTTCTTTGTTGGTAGAGAACCATATACATTGACTGATTTTTTGTATACCACGAGAGCTTGGAGAGAAGCTTATCACGAAAGCATAAATCCCATTTCAGTTCCTGAAGATGGTTGGTCTGTCCCACAAGTTGTGGAAAATTCTGAAGTGCTACCGCCTGAGACAAGAAGATCTCTTGGAAGAAATAGAAAACGCAGATATGAAACTGTTGAAGACAAAATCCGATCATCACAAGGATCACAGGCGGGTCAGTCTCGTAAGTGCAGTAGATGTGGTCTTGGTGGTCATAATAGAGCAACTTGCAAGATGCCAATATAG
- the LOC103865278 gene encoding uncharacterized protein LOC103865278, protein MELELPNRLYGEGLEPKVKKINNSCRLKLLELLKEKMEPEFDEVMKDPIFSQIMVIQKNDLKFSARLVHSFLCKELMTSKRHEKWFTFARRPMRFGLQEYHDVTGLKVKRENNSGLVTWKDDNGFWSKHIKTNGKINLQIIKKKHLEESNTWTWVDRVRLIYLCVIMGVVMGKDEKVNIPHLYMKLAMDLEKLRNYPWGLYSFDFLLKQIDKTRHKLEQKKGYLMEGFLFGFQIWIMEAVPALGEICGTKGILHSFIESHIDGVVLLATDFVQKDEKKDERVDQKGDDQRADTERGENSHVAGNVDGTADVSGRNKRKHADRGAESRKKNVLCHLGASSKRNIDTDMKNFLEDLVQASFTTFGEKFCQQFSDRLGKIETEVTQLRTASERTEQFETVVTDRLGKIEAEVTQLRTSLVVTELVGKSDQASGPSLTKINSGPSTSKKGTAPSKKKAVKNQELKTADSCVNLPRAKVTQSSASDLSMGTQEFLESCMKNLPLDTFVKGLNPSQAKVEDSLDWLELPKSLKKPTDSLELQKSLKKSAVRLDDRDIELDGENFPDRCLVFVHPTDFKKMQDWQDTRTYVIPLYISFG, encoded by the exons ATGGAGTTGGAGTTGCCTAATCGTTTATACGGTGAGGGATTGGAACCTAAGGTTAAGAAGATTAATAACAGCTGCCGACTAAAACTTCTCGAGTtgctaaaagaaaaaatggaacCAGAATTCGATGAAGTTATGAAAGATCCCATTTTTTCACAGATTATGGTTATCCAGAAGAATGATCTGAAGTTTTCGGCGAGGTTGGTACACTCTTTCTTGTGTAAGGAGTTGATGACAAGCAAGAGACATGAGAAGTGGTTCACTTTCGCTAGGAGACCTATGCGTTTTGGATTGCAAGAGTATCATGATGTCACTGGTCTGAAAGTGAAGCGAGAGAATAACAGTGGGCTAGTGACATGGAAAGACGATAATGGTTTTTGGAGCAAGCACATAAAGAcaaatggaaaaataaatttgcaGATCATAAAAAAGAAGCATTTGGAAGAGAGCAATACCTGGACTTGGGTTGATAGGGTGAGACTGATATATCTTTGCGTTATTATGGGTGTGGTGATGGGAAAGGATGAGAAGGTGAATATCCCGCATCTGTACATGAAGTTGGCGatggatttggagaagcttcggAATTACCCATGGGGTCTGTATTCGTTTGATTTCCTTCTGAAGCAAATTGATAAAACAAGGCATAAATTAGAGCAGAAAAAGGGGTATCTGATGGAAGGATTCTTGTTTGGTTTCCAAATTTGGATAATGGAAGCTGTTCCTGCTTTAGGAGAGATTTGTGGCACAAAA GGGATTTTGCATTCATTCATAGAATCCCACATAGATGGAGTGGTCCTTTTGGCAACTGATTTTGTACAGAAGGATGAGAAGAAAGATGAAAGAGTAGATC AGAAAGGAGATGATCAAAGAGCTGATACTGAGAGAGGTGAAAATAGTCATGTTGCAGGGAATGTTGATGGCACAGCTGATGTTTCGGGAAGAAACAAGAGAAAGCATGCAGACCGAGGAGCAGAGTCAAGGAAGAAGAATGTTTTGTGCCACCTAGGTGCTTCATCAAAAAGAAATATTGACACAGATATGAAAAATTTCTTGGAGGATCTGGTACAAGCTTCTTTTACTACTTTTGGGGAGAAATTCTGTCAGCAGTTCTCGGACAGGTTGGGTAAGATTGAGACTGAGGTTACACAACTCAGGACAGCTTCAGAGAGAACTGAGCAATTTGAGACCGTTGTAACCGACAGATTGGGGAAAATTGAGGCTGAGGTTACACAGCTCAGAACAAGTTTAGTGGTGACTGAATTGGTGGGAAAGAGTGATCAAGCAAGCGGTCCTAGCTTGACCAAAATCAACAGTGGTCCTAGCACCAGCAAAAAAGGCACTGCTCCATCAAAGAAAAAG GCTGTAAAAAACCAAGAGTTAAAGACTGCTGATTCGTGTGTCAATTTACCTCGTGCAAAAGTTACTCAATCATCAGCTAGTGATCTTAGTATGGGTACACAAGAGTTTTTGGAAAGTTGCATGAAGAACCTTCCATTAGACACATTTGTGAAAGGTTTGAATCCTTCTCAAGCTAAAGTCGAAGATTCATTGGATTGGTTGGAACTTCCAAAATCATTGAAGAAGCCAACAGATTCATTGGAACTTCAAAAATCATTGAAGAAGTCAGCGGTCCGATTAGATGACCGAGATATAGAGCTAGACGGCGAAAATTTCCCTGATCGCTGCTTGGTGTTTGTGCATCCTACAGATTTTAAGAAGATGCAGGACTGGCAAGATACACGAACATATGTTATTCCTTTGTATATATCATTCGGTTGA
- the LOC103852505 gene encoding 3-ketoacyl-CoA synthase 6, whose product MIFTFFLKKEKRDVVWADPGMYSLILNDKPKRVEFQMRILERSGLGEETCLPPAIHYIPPTPTMNEATSEAQMVIFSAMDDLFKKTGIMPKDINILIVNCSLFSPAPSLSAVVINKYKLRSNIKSFNLSGMGCNAGLISVELARDLLQVHPNSNAIIISTEIIMPNHYKGNERAMLLPNCLFRMGSAAILMSNGRSDQWRAKYKLSHLVRTHRGADAQN is encoded by the coding sequence ATGATATTTACATTCTtcctaaaaaaagaaaagagagatgtCGTGTGGGCGGATCCAGGTATGTATAGTTTGATCCTCAACGACAAGCCTAAGCGCGTTGAGTTTCAAATGAGAATCCTTGAACGTTCTGGTCTCGGTGAAGAGACTTGTCTCCCCCCAGCTATTCATTACATTCCTCCAACACCAACCATGAACGAGGCTACAAGTGAGGCTCAAATGGTTATCTTTTCGGCTATGGATGATCTTTTCAAGAAAACCGGTATAATGCCCAAAGACATCAATATACTCATTGTGAATTGCTCTCTTTTCTCTCCCGCCCCATCGCTCTCTGCTGTGGTCATCAACAAATATAAGCTTAGGAGCAACATTAAAAGCTTTAATCTGTCGGGGATGGGCTGCAACGCGGGCCTAATCTCAGTCGAACTGGCCCGCGATCTGCTTCAGGTTCATCCCAATTCGAATGCAATTATCATCAGCACCGAGATCATAATGCCTAATCACTACAAAGGGAACGAGAGAGCAATGTTGCTGCCTAATTGTCTCTTTCGCATGGGCTCCGCGGCAATTCTTATGTCAAACGGTCGGTCTGACCAGTGGCGAGCCAAGTACAAGCTTAGCCACCTTGTCCGGACCCACCGTGGTGCTGATGCACAAAATTAG